Proteins co-encoded in one Jeotgalibacillus malaysiensis genomic window:
- a CDS encoding peptidase produces the protein MLTLVKQADVYNPEHLGLKDILIADKRIAAIEDHIDLPPQTPGLSVIEANGKIAVPGFIDSHVHIMGGGGEGSYKTRTPELKLTDATLGGVTTLVGVIGTDGTTRTMPSLIAKARALEEEGITCYVHTGSYQVPVKTLTGKIEDDLILIDRVIGAGEIAISDHRSSQPTVQELAKIASAARIGGMLSGKAGIVNIHVGDSYDHLSLIEKVIETTDLPIKQFYPTHINRNSHLFEAGIEFAKKGGYVDFTTSTIPKFLEEGEVKASLALKKMLEAGVGPDLITFTSDGQASLPDFDENGELIGLQLGKVTSLFEAVRDAVMNKDIALSTAIQVITKNPAKILKLSQKGEITVGKDADIVLLQQSDYSIDSVLAMGQLMVDHHQAVIKGTFE, from the coding sequence ATGTTAACCCTAGTTAAACAGGCAGATGTATATAATCCGGAGCATCTTGGATTAAAAGATATTTTAATAGCTGATAAACGCATAGCAGCAATAGAAGATCACATTGACTTACCTCCTCAAACACCTGGGCTGTCAGTCATCGAGGCTAATGGGAAGATTGCAGTTCCGGGCTTTATAGACTCACACGTTCATATAATGGGTGGAGGAGGAGAAGGCAGCTATAAAACGCGTACGCCTGAACTTAAATTAACAGATGCCACACTGGGTGGAGTCACAACGCTTGTAGGTGTCATCGGTACGGATGGCACAACGCGTACTATGCCATCTCTGATTGCCAAAGCGAGAGCGCTGGAGGAAGAAGGAATCACGTGCTACGTGCATACAGGTTCATATCAGGTCCCTGTTAAAACGCTGACCGGAAAGATAGAAGATGATTTAATCCTGATTGACCGCGTCATTGGAGCGGGTGAAATAGCGATCTCAGACCACCGTTCCTCACAGCCAACTGTGCAGGAGCTCGCTAAGATTGCATCTGCTGCTAGAATTGGCGGTATGTTATCAGGTAAAGCTGGAATCGTGAATATACATGTTGGAGACAGCTATGATCACCTTTCACTGATTGAGAAAGTCATTGAAACAACAGATCTACCAATTAAACAGTTTTACCCGACGCATATAAACCGAAACTCTCATTTGTTTGAAGCTGGTATTGAGTTTGCGAAAAAGGGTGGGTATGTCGACTTCACAACAAGTACAATTCCTAAGTTTCTTGAAGAAGGGGAAGTAAAGGCCTCATTGGCACTAAAAAAGATGCTTGAAGCAGGAGTAGGTCCAGACCTTATTACATTTACATCTGACGGCCAGGCAAGCCTTCCTGATTTTGATGAAAACGGTGAATTAATCGGGCTGCAATTAGGTAAAGTAACATCGCTATTTGAGGCGGTCCGTGACGCTGTAATGAACAAAGATATTGCCCTTAGTACAGCGATTCAGGTAATCACCAAAAACCCTGCTAAGATTCTAAAGCTTTCACAAAAGGGAGAAATTACTGTAGGAAAAGACGCTGATATTGTCCTTTTACAACAAAGTGATTATTCAATTGACAGTGTGTTAGCGATGGGACAGTTAATGGTGGATCATCATCAAGCAGTGATTAAAGGTACGTTTGAATAG